The genomic interval GAACCTCAACTGACGGAAAAATCGCACCATCCCCGTCATTACCCATCACCTCCTGACCACCATCCGGCTTCCTAAAAACCATAACCGGACCAACTCCACACACAGGATCAAAAATTTTTACCTGTTTGAAATACTTCTATTCTTGTATtgactaatttatattttaattaaaaaaaattataattttattttaatacaatcttattttgtttatttacaAATGCTATCTTAATAAGTACATAATACCATATATTTATAGACGAATGTAATTAACTTAATGACTGTGAATAATTgtagtaattattattttgttactaTGAGtataaattattacaaatatttAGTACcatgtgtgcgtatatatatattttacttgttatatttaaattagtCTTTGTAAAAGAGTGTAAGAAAACAAACAgattataatatagataaagtttttattttacctTAATTAAAGGAATCaccttttatttataaagataGAATTTGACACGCAGATAAATATTCACAtcttttagattatttaatttaaatttttagataatgacGTTAGAGGTAGATTTAACACATTTTAGAAATTGCGAGAGGTCTTTGGGAGGGTCATCCCGAAAAAGGTCTTTGAGAATCTTCAGAGGTATCTAGGACGGTTGTGGAACGAAAAAGTCTCTAGAAGAGTCTGCCACATATAATTCTGTTGGGAAGGCGCCCCAGACTTACCATTTTGGGCTTTCTCCTCTTTTAAGTGTTTTTTTGGGGATTTGGCTCAAGCACAATAATTTTATTACCAAGGGTCTGGGTAAATAGGCCATGCCAAATCTAGTCTTTTCCATCTATTGACGGCACCTAAATGTGATGTGGCCTTGCAAATCTCTCTTGGTGTCTCTTTGATACAAATGCGAATAAATTTAGTGAACGAGTCTAGTGTTGTGTTGTGCATGCAGGGAAACTGTAGAACAATATTCAGTAGAAGTGAAAAAACTTGCCACGTCGCTATTTCAGCTGATGGCAAAGGCACTGAAAATGGAAGACGAACTGATGGAGGAGCTGTTTGGGGAGGGAATCCAGTCGATGAGGATGAACTACTATCCGCCATTCCCCAAACCAGAGCAGGTCGTTGGCCTCTCCTCCCACTCCGACGCCGGCGCCCTCACTGTCCTCTACCACCTCAACGAAGTCGAAGGCCTCCAGATCAAGAAGAACGACATCTGGCTTCCGGTTAGGCCAATCCCCGACGCATTCACCATCAACATCGGAGACGTCTTGGAGGTAATTAATCACATGTTATTTTGACGAATTTCTGTTTTCCCAATATATGAAGGAACCTTATCTTAACTGCTACAGATTGTTACCAATGGAACGTACAAGAGCATCGAGCACAGGGGGGTGATTAACGCCGAGAAGGAGAGGCTCTCCATCGCCACATTTCACGGCCCGAACATGGACGGAGAATTCGGACCGGCGGCAAGCCTCGTCACTCCTCAGACTCCGGCACTGTTCCAAAGAGTCGGCGTCAAAGATTACTACCAGAAATTTCTCACCAACAAACTCGACCAAAAATCGAACGTTGATCGTTGGAAGATTAATCACATTCCCGACGATTGGAATGATTGACCCTGCCTGCATCAGTCTGCTTCTCCATGTCCGCTTGTACCAGTTCGAATTCGAAGTAGTAGTGGCCCCGTTtattgcagcttaattaaagaaattat from Diospyros lotus cultivar Yz01 chromosome 8, ASM1463336v1, whole genome shotgun sequence carries:
- the LOC127807488 gene encoding codeine O-demethylase-like; the protein is MLKGKLTGDAIWNKLPSVRELAKRPLNSIPDRYLHPQQDPPFLFNSSSSSMPQIPVIDLQSLFSVDSMASELHKLHSACKDWGFFQVINHGVSSELLEKLKVEIQGLFELPLEEKQKYWQKAGGIEGFGQISVVSEEQKLEWADLFYLVTFPNYLRNPELFPILPPSFRETVEQYSVEVKKLATSLFQLMAKALKMEDELMEELFGEGIQSMRMNYYPPFPKPEQVVGLSSHSDAGALTVLYHLNEVEGLQIKKNDIWLPVRPIPDAFTINIGDVLEIVTNGTYKSIEHRGVINAEKERLSIATFHGPNMDGEFGPAASLVTPQTPALFQRVGVKDYYQKFLTNKLDQKSNVDRWKINHIPDDWND